A single region of the Sulfitobacter geojensis genome encodes:
- a CDS encoding ABC transporter permease, producing the protein MTSTTEPALRPTKPRDGLRGLSVIAIFAAAVCALPMIAVGLAAFGGGTDTVRHLVDTVLGEYTRTTLALVLLVSLGTFCIGVGAAWLVTMTRFTGARLLEVALVLPLAFPAYVLAYAYTNVLDHPGIVQTTLRDVMGWGPRDYWFPDIRSLGGAALMLTLVLYPYVYLLARAAFLQQSGTTFLAARALGKSPWAAFFKVSLPLARPAIAAGVLLAVMETIADFGTVAYFGVQTFATGIYTAWFSLFDRTGAAQLALCLLSFALLLAMLERMQRGRAKYHDPARQAQQMAPIELTGWNAIFAQVLCGVPVLFGAVLPVFVLFSMGLGSEQNLLSPRYLGFIRNSLTLAGIAAVVTVSAAVAVGFFQRLRPGRVSRSTGYIARLGYAVPGGVIAVGLMVPFAMFDNALDAWMRSTFDISTGLLVTGSIWLLIAAYMVRFLAAALGAYEGGQAMVHANMDAAARSLGQTPVGTLRRVHLPILAPSLLTALLIVFVDVMKELPATLIMRPFNFDTLAVQAYRLASDERLDGAAVPSLVIVAMGLLPVILICRQVGRGK; encoded by the coding sequence ATGACCTCTACCACCGAGCCAGCATTGCGCCCTACGAAACCCCGCGACGGGCTGCGCGGGCTGTCGGTGATCGCCATTTTTGCGGCTGCGGTCTGTGCGCTGCCGATGATTGCGGTGGGGCTGGCGGCCTTTGGCGGGGGCACCGATACGGTGCGCCATCTGGTGGATACGGTGTTGGGCGAGTATACCCGTACCACGCTGGCGCTGGTTTTGCTGGTGTCGCTGGGCACGTTTTGCATTGGTGTCGGGGCGGCGTGGCTGGTCACGATGACGCGGTTTACAGGGGCGCGGCTGCTGGAAGTTGCGCTGGTGCTGCCGCTGGCCTTTCCGGCCTATGTGCTGGCCTATGCCTATACAAATGTGCTGGACCATCCCGGCATCGTGCAGACCACCCTGCGCGATGTGATGGGTTGGGGGCCGCGCGATTATTGGTTCCCTGATATCCGGTCGCTGGGCGGGGCGGCGTTGATGTTGACGCTGGTGCTGTACCCCTATGTCTATCTGCTGGCCCGCGCGGCGTTTTTGCAGCAAAGCGGCACGACGTTTCTGGCTGCGCGCGCCTTGGGTAAAAGCCCCTGGGCGGCATTTTTCAAGGTCAGCCTGCCGCTGGCGCGTCCGGCGATTGCCGCAGGCGTGTTGCTGGCGGTGATGGAGACCATCGCCGATTTCGGCACGGTGGCGTATTTCGGCGTGCAGACCTTTGCCACGGGGATCTACACCGCGTGGTTTTCCCTGTTTGACCGGACGGGGGCGGCGCAGCTGGCACTGTGTCTGCTGAGTTTCGCGCTGTTGCTCGCCATGTTGGAGCGGATGCAACGGGGGCGTGCGAAATACCACGATCCCGCACGGCAGGCGCAACAGATGGCGCCGATTGAACTGACCGGCTGGAACGCGATTTTTGCGCAGGTGCTGTGCGGTGTGCCGGTGTTGTTCGGCGCGGTATTGCCGGTATTTGTGCTGTTCAGCATGGGGCTGGGGTCAGAGCAGAACCTGCTGAGTCCGCGATATTTGGGGTTCATTCGCAATTCGCTGACACTGGCGGGGATTGCGGCGGTGGTCACGGTAAGTGCGGCGGTTGCTGTCGGTTTTTTCCAGCGGCTGCGGCCCGGTCGCGTGTCGCGCAGCACCGGTTATATCGCGCGGCTGGGATATGCGGTGCCGGGCGGGGTGATCGCCGTCGGGCTGATGGTACCTTTCGCGATGTTCGACAACGCGCTGGATGCCTGGATGCGCAGTACCTTTGATATTTCGACAGGGTTGTTGGTGACCGGTTCGATCTGGCTGTTGATTGCGGCCTATATGGTGCGGTTTCTGGCGGCAGCGCTTGGTGCGTATGAGGGCGGGCAGGCGATGGTGCATGCCAATATGGACGCGGCTGCACGGTCCTTGGGGCAGACACCGGTGGGCACATTGCGCCGTGTGCACCTGCCGATTTTGGCCCCGTCTTTGCTGACGGCGCTGCTGATCGTTTTCGTCGATGTGATGAAGGAACTGCCAGCGACGTTGATCATGCGGCCGTTCAATTTTGACACATTGGCGGTGCAAGCATATCGGCTGGCAAGCGACGAGCGGTTGGACGGGGCGGCGGTGCCGTCCCTGGTAATCGTCGCGATGGGATTGTTGCCGGTGATTCTGATCTGTCGTCAGGTCGGGCGCGGGAAGTAA